In the genome of Desulfocurvibacter africanus subsp. africanus DSM 2603, the window CCCTGATGCGGTCGCAGTAGCCGGCCATGGCTTCGTCGATGGAGTTGTCCACCACCTCATAGACAAGATGGTGCAGGCCGCGAATGTCCGTGGAGCCGATGTACATGGCCGGGCGCTTGCGTACGGCCGCCAGGCCCTCCAGCACGGTAATGGAATCCGCGGTGTAGCCGCCGTTGCCAGAAGTCTTGGCCGCGCCGTTCTGAAGCAGGTTCTCGTTAGACATGGATTAGTCGTTTTCCTCTTTAAAGTAAGTCTCTTCGACGATCTTCATGGGCATGATGATGACCAGGTAGTCCTTGTCCTGTTCGCTCCTGATGCCGCAGGGGCCTTCGGAGCCGGTCAGGGTGAAGCTCACCTGGTCGGAGCTGTAATGCCCAAGAATCTCGATTAGGTTGCGGGTCGGGAAGGCGATTTTCTCCAACTCCCCGGCAAATACCACTTGAATGGACTCCGAGGCCTGTCCCACGTCCTGGCCTTGGGAAAAGAGCGTCAACTCCTGGCCGTTGAACACGAAGTTCACGCAGCGGTTGGTCTCGGAATTGAAAATCATGATGCGGTCCAGTGACTCGATCATTTCCGTGCGCGCGAAACTGAGGGATGACGCGCCATTGCCCTGCACCTTGGCCAGGAAGCCCTGATAGTCCGGATATTGATAATAGGACAGCGGCAGACTGAAGGTCTCGCGCCGGTCACCGGTGCGGCAGAACAACCGCTTGTCGCTTATGGCCAGCTCAATCTCGTCGGCGGTCAGCCATTTCTTGAGTTCAGAGACGTATTTCTTCTGCACCAGGATGCCGTTTTCCGGGAGCAAGCCGGCGATGTCGTCATTCACGAAGCGTACCATGGCGAATTGATGGCCATTCAGGCCGCAAACTTCCACCACCTTCTCGCCTTCCACGTCCTTGGCCACCATGTTCATGCAGGCGATGGCCTCCATGGTGTCCTCGTCGCTGATGCAGAAGGCCACGCGATCGATGAGCTCCTGGAGGAAATCGCCCGACCAGAAAACGCCGCCGCTTTCCGGGTAGTCGGAAAACTTCTGGAACCAGGAAGGATCGTTGACCGGCAGCTTGTATTTGCGGCTGCCCTGCTCGATTATAGCATTCTTGGTGGCCTCATCGGTGCGGATGGTTATCTGGCCAGAAGGCAGTTTGCGCATCAGATCGTAGAAAGCCCTGCCCTGTACGCCGGCCAGACCCTCTTGCACGATCTCCGCCTTATAGCTGCCGCAGAACTCCAGGTTCGAGTCCGTGGCCATGATCTTGAGCGCCCCGTCCTCTGCCTTGAGCCAGATGGTTCTCAGGAATGCCGCCCCCGTCTTGGCCGGGATGATGCTCGCCGACTTCTGCAGGCCTTCGATGATATCATCTCGGAATACTCTTACAAACATGATATCTCCTTGTTGTTAGCTGTAGAGGGCGGTCACTTCGTGCATAAGTGGATCAACTGTCTATTTAAACAGGAGAAACAAGGAACACGGTAAGGCACCCTAAAGGAACTTTCGAGCATCGCGGAAGGCGACATTTCAGATTTCCTCCTGAGAGAGGCACTTCTCGCGTAAACTTATCAACAGGCGTTTCATATCCGGGTCATCCTGCTGCAATTCCTTTATCTTTTTCACGGCGTAAAGAACAGTGGAGTGGTCCTTGCCGCCGAAGAGCCGGCCCAGGGCCGGATATGAGCTGCCCAGGAGCTTGCGGCACAGATACATGGCCATCTGTCTGGCCATGACCACTTCCTGGTGCCGGCGGCTGCCCGTGACGTCCTTGACCGGCAGCTTGAAGTGGTCGGCCACGGCCTTGAGCACGGCCTCGGGCGTGAGGGCCGGCTTGGTCACGTCCTCGGTGTGGCTGAGGATTTGCTCGAACTCGCGCTCGCGGATGTCGCGGTTCATCAGCTCCTTGAAGGCGAACAGCTTGAGCAGGATGCCTTGCAAGAAACGGAAATCCGTGAAGCGCTGAGACAGGGTCAGGATTTGTTCCTGGTTCAGTTGGAGCTTGCGTAGTTTGAGCTGCTGCTGGATGTAGCGCACGCGGATGTCCAAGTCGGGCGCTTCCAGGTGCACGATGAGGCCCCATTCCAGGCGCGACTTGAGCTTTGGGTCCAGGAAGTCGTAGCTGGAAAGTCGGCCCGTGCAGGAAAAGACCATCTGCTTGCGGCGGTCGTGGAGGGCGTTGAAGATCAGGATGAGTTCCTGTTGCAGGTCCGGATGGTTCCTGATCTGCTGCAGGTCGTCCACGAAAAGGTAATCGAAGGCCCCCAGGTGGTTCCTGGCCTTGTGCGGATCGTTTCTGAAGCGCGAGGCGTAGAGCTGGTTCATGTCCTCCACGGAGCCGGAGAATATGCGCTCGATGCCGCATGACTTGCTGATTTCGTTGGCCACGGCGCGCAGCAGGTGCGTCTTGCCCGAGCCGGCTTCGCCGCAGATGACGAAAGGGCTGTAGGTGCTGTTGCCCTTGGTGGCCACTTCCCGCGCCGAGGCTATGGGAAAGGAGTTCTTGCGGTTGACCAGGAAGTTATCCAAAGTGAACTGGTGGCCAAAAGGGAAGTTCACGCTCTGGGCTGGCTTCATGGCCAGATGTTGCGGGCGGTTGCCGATGCCGGCGCTATTCTCGTAGCGCACAAGAAAACCGGGTCCCAAAAAGCGGGCCACCTCCGCCTCGAAGCGGCTGCGGGCGTGCGTGTCGAACCAGTCGCCGAAGAATGCGTGCGGAAAGGCCACGCACACGCGCTTCTCATCCGACGATACGTCCACCTTCAGGGGATCGAACCAGCGTTTGAGCTCCGGGTCGGAGAAAAATTTGGACAGGTGCTTCCTGAGAGAGGCTTTGGACACTAATATTCGCCTATCGTTATTGAAAACTGAACAGAGGTCGCGTAAGTGTTCAACTCCCAGGGGGGGAGCGGTGAGGCGGCCTGCAGCAGGCCAGCTCTCGGGCGCACGGCGCGCCAGCCTCTCTTAAGCATCCTTTTAGCCTAAAACAAGTTTTTAGCCAAGTTTTCCTTTGCGCCCGTATCCCCCTGCGTGGTCCTAAAAAACAGGCCGAATTTACAATCCTAGAGCTCTAAACGAGTATTTTCAAAATAATCCATTTATTATTGGGAGAAAGGAAATGGCCGGAGCGAGCCAGACCCTGAGGACGATTGCCGAAATCAACGAGCGCATCAAAAAAGGCAAAGCCGTGGTGGTCAACGCCAGCGAAATGACCGAAATCGTTCGCCGCGAGGGCAAGGCTAAGGCCGCCCGCGAGGTGGACGTGGTCACCACCGGCACCTTCTCGCCCATGTGCTCCTCGGGTCTGTTCTTCAATATCGGTCAGAGCGGGCCTGTCATTAGGGCCAGCCGCATCAAGCTCAACAACGTGCCGGCCTACGGCGGAATCGCCGCCGTGGACGGATACATCGGAGCCACCGAGCCAACCGAGGACGATCCGCTCAACAAGGTCTATCCCGGACGCTTCCACTACGGCGGAGGCCATGTCATCGAGGATCTGGTCGCGGGCAAGAGCGTGCACCTGAAGGCCGAGAGCTACGTTACGGACTGCTACCCAAGGAAGGTAGTGGAGCGCGACATAACCCTGGCCGACCTGCCCTTTGCCGAGCTGCTGAATCCGCGCAACTGCTACCAGAACTACAACGCGGCCGTGAACCTGACCAGCCGCACCATCTACACGTACATGGGTCCGCTCAAGCCCGATGCTCGCAACTGCAACTTCGCGACCGCCGGCGAACTGTCCCCGCTGTTCAACGATCCGTACCTGCGCACCATCGGCCTGGGCACACGCATCTTCCTGGGCGGCGGCATCGGCTACGTCATCGGCGCGGGCACCCAGCACAATTCCAAGCCCCAGCGCAACGAGCGGGGCATCCCGCTCACGCCCTCGGGCACGCTCATGGTCAAGGGCGATCTGAAAGGTATGCAGGAACGCTATCTGCGCGGCATTAGTTTCCTGGGCTACGGCTGCTCGCTGTCCCTGGGCGTGGGCATTCCTATTCCGATCCTGGACGAGGAGCTGGCTTGGTTCACCGGCGTGGCCGATTCGGACATCCTCATGCCGGTCAAGGACTATGGCCACGATTATCCCAACGGAATACACAAGATCCTGGCCCACGCGCCTTTCAGCGAACTCAAATCCGGCGAGATCAAGCTTGACGGCAAGCGCGTGCCCACGGTGCCCCTTACCAGCCATGTAATGTCCCTGGAGGTCGCCGACAAACTCAAGGAATGGATTCAACAGGGCAAGTTCCTGCTCAGCGAGCCGGTCGAGTCCATTCCGTCGCGCTAAGATACAAGGCGTAAGAGCTGGGAAGGGCGTTGCCCTCCCCAGACCCCACCCACCAGGGAGCGCGGCCCCCTGGACCCCATATTCAGAGCCGGCTGATTTCGATGGAAGAACCATCGAAATCAGCCGGCTCTGCTTGCATTTGGGAGAGAGTAGCACCCTCTCCCAATCCTGCGTCCGACGGAGCGGACGCGCTCCTGAATCCGTTTCCGCCAGGGCCGTATTGGATACGGTGCTCCTGTCTCTGCGCTCAGTTCATGTGCAGGGTCCCATAATAGGAGTTACCCTTACGCAGGATCTATATCGAGACAGCGCCTCCAACCCGCCCGGCTCGCCCACCCAGGCCTGCGGCCAGGGCTCCGAGCAGCAGGGCAAGAAAAGCCCAGATCGCCGCTTGGCCAAGGGCCTGGGCCACGTCCTCCGCGGTTCGCGCCACCTGCTGCCCGACCTGCCCAAGCTGCTGCTTTGCCTGCTGGAAGGATGATACCCAGCGGCTCACGGTCGACTGGGCTTCCTGTTGGCTCATGTCGGTGTACTTGCCGAGCAGATCGGCGAGGCGCTGTTGATCCGCCTGCGTGATCTCGGCATCGCTGAACACTTCACGAATGGCGTTCGTAAGTTCGTTGACTGCCTGTTCGCCGCCCTTCTGCCGGACTTGCTCGATAGTCTGCTGGGCCTCCTGCATGATGGTCTGAACCGGATTCTGCTGCCCGGGGATGGCCTGAGTAGGACCAGGCAGCGCGGATACGGCCTGCCCAGCCGCGCCGAGGGCGCTCTTTGCGACACTGAATGCCCCTCCCACCACGGTTCCAATGATGTTGGTGAGGAGCAGCAAGATAACCAGTGTTGTCAGGGCCCAAGTGACGAAGCCATGCAGCATGCCATCGTTCGTGCGCTGCAATCCGGCGAATCTGCTGGTGACCCAGCCTCCGAAGAAAAGCGCGACAATCCAGCTCAGCACCCACCATATATAGGAGCCTACTCCCATTCCGCCCAATGGGTTCTCCTCCGTGGCCACGTTCAGGGCGAAAAAGCCGATGGCCATGCCAAGCAGCACCATCAGCATGAGAGTCGTGATCGCCAGCGCCGTTCCGCCGAATACGGCTCCCCAAGAAAGTCTTGACACCGAACCTACTGTCGGCATCGCCTTGTCGGGATGAATGCTAGCCATAGGAACTCCTTTTGATTTGTCCGCTCCTTCGGGAGCGGGTTTGGTTGGCGCCCCCACGCTTGCTGAAACGATGCTTGCCCTCCCGAGCTTCATTCACCCTCGGTGCTCCTTAGCCCCTATAGAATAACAGGTTGAGGTTAGCATACCTGTGGAAGGATGGCACACTATGCATATCAACGGGCGACATGACCTTTCCGGCCAGGCCCAAGTCGCTAGTAACGGTCTATATTGCAGTTTTCCCGCGAACCTCCTTCGCCTGCGCGTGCGGACGGAAGACACCTCCGGGCGTGATCCTGGACTCGCTCACGCCCATATTCCCGCATGCGGTTATGCACGTAAAAGTATTTAATTTCTAAGTATTACACGCATTGCATCGGATGATTCCGACAAGGCTTTGAAAGATCGTCCGAATTACCAAGGGGACGTTGTCAGGGGTAACGAGAAGTCTCAATCCGCGCGTAATGCGTGAGAGGGTGGGCTGACTTATGAGATCGCTTCTCGATCATATGCGAAACGGCTCAAAAACAGCCTCTTATGTGGGCGGGACAGAAATCAGGAAGCGGCGATGTCCATGTTGATGTCCTCCAGTCGTCTCCTTTGCGAGGGGCGACTGGAGGATGAGAGGACGTTTGCTCTGTAATCCTCTCCTGAATGAGGAGGATTCCCCTCCCGGCAGCCGGAGGCATCTTGCACTTACGCGTCAGCCTGCTCGGTCCGGGCCTGTTCCTTCTGCTTTTGGGTAACCAGTTGTCCGCAGGCAGCTTCGATATCCTGGCCCTTGGACTTGCGCAGCATGGCGACCAGGCCCTTGTCGCGCAGGACCTGCTGGAAGGCTTCTATGGCCTCCATGGTCGGAGCCGCGAAGGGCGAGTCCTTGGCCGGGTTGCAGGCGATGAGGTTGATCTTGGCGCGCACGTGGGACAGCAGGCGCACCAGCTCGCGGGCGTGCTGCGGCGTATCGTTGAGCCCGCCGATCAGGATGTACTCGAAGGTGGTGCGTTCCTGTGGCCTGAGAGGCAGCTTTTTCAACTCCTCCATGAGCGCGGGGAGCGGGTGCATGCGCGCGGCCCTGGGCATGATCCGCTCGCGCAACTCCTGGGTGGGCGCGTGCAGTGACACGGCCAGTCGGGCCAGTCCGGAGGTCACGAGTTCGGTCATCCTGCCGGGCACGCCGGCCGTGGACACGGTCATGCGCCGCGATGAGAAGCCGAAGGCCTTGTCGTCGCGCAGGGTGTGCAGGCTTTTGACCAGCGTGTCGTAGTTCATGAGCGGCTCGCCCATGCCCATGAACACGAGGTTGCGCAGGCTGCGTTCCCCTTTGTCCTGGCTGTTTTTCTGCTCCAGCCACTTCCTGCCCAAGAGGACTTGGCCGCAGATCTCGGAGTGCGCCAGGTTGCGCGCGAGGCCCATGGTTCCGGTCGAGCAGAAGGCGCAGCCCATGGCGCAGCCGACCTGCGTGGACAGGCATTGGGTGTAGTGCGTCCTCGACGGGAGCAGCACGGTTTCGATGAGCGCTCCGTCGGCCAGGCGCAGGAGGAACTTGACCGTGCCGTCGTCGCTTTCACGCACCGTGTCGATGGTCGGCGGGAGTATTACGGCATGTTCGGCCAGCTTGGTGCGCAGGGCCTTGGAAACGTTGCTCATCTCTTCGAAATCACTGACTCCCTTCTGCCACATCCATTGCCAGACCTGCTCGGCCCGGAAGCGTGGCTCTCTCAGTTCGGCTATGAAGCCGCGCAGTTCGTCCAGGGAGAGATCCAGCAGGTTAATCTTGGTGTCCATGGCCAGCCTGTACTTGAAAACCGCTCGTCGCGAAAGTGGTCCGGCAATGCCTGAAGCCGTTGCG includes:
- the rlmN gene encoding 23S rRNA (adenine(2503)-C(2))-methyltransferase RlmN, which codes for MDTKINLLDLSLDELRGFIAELREPRFRAEQVWQWMWQKGVSDFEEMSNVSKALRTKLAEHAVILPPTIDTVRESDDGTVKFLLRLADGALIETVLLPSRTHYTQCLSTQVGCAMGCAFCSTGTMGLARNLAHSEICGQVLLGRKWLEQKNSQDKGERSLRNLVFMGMGEPLMNYDTLVKSLHTLRDDKAFGFSSRRMTVSTAGVPGRMTELVTSGLARLAVSLHAPTQELRERIMPRAARMHPLPALMEELKKLPLRPQERTTFEYILIGGLNDTPQHARELVRLLSHVRAKINLIACNPAKDSPFAAPTMEAIEAFQQVLRDKGLVAMLRKSKGQDIEAACGQLVTQKQKEQARTEQADA
- a CDS encoding homocysteine biosynthesis protein codes for the protein MAGASQTLRTIAEINERIKKGKAVVVNASEMTEIVRREGKAKAAREVDVVTTGTFSPMCSSGLFFNIGQSGPVIRASRIKLNNVPAYGGIAAVDGYIGATEPTEDDPLNKVYPGRFHYGGGHVIEDLVAGKSVHLKAESYVTDCYPRKVVERDITLADLPFAELLNPRNCYQNYNAAVNLTSRTIYTYMGPLKPDARNCNFATAGELSPLFNDPYLRTIGLGTRIFLGGGIGYVIGAGTQHNSKPQRNERGIPLTPSGTLMVKGDLKGMQERYLRGISFLGYGCSLSLGVGIPIPILDEELAWFTGVADSDILMPVKDYGHDYPNGIHKILAHAPFSELKSGEIKLDGKRVPTVPLTSHVMSLEVADKLKEWIQQGKFLLSEPVESIPSR
- the dnaN gene encoding DNA polymerase III subunit beta, producing MFVRVFRDDIIEGLQKSASIIPAKTGAAFLRTIWLKAEDGALKIMATDSNLEFCGSYKAEIVQEGLAGVQGRAFYDLMRKLPSGQITIRTDEATKNAIIEQGSRKYKLPVNDPSWFQKFSDYPESGGVFWSGDFLQELIDRVAFCISDEDTMEAIACMNMVAKDVEGEKVVEVCGLNGHQFAMVRFVNDDIAGLLPENGILVQKKYVSELKKWLTADEIELAISDKRLFCRTGDRRETFSLPLSYYQYPDYQGFLAKVQGNGASSLSFARTEMIESLDRIMIFNSETNRCVNFVFNGQELTLFSQGQDVGQASESIQVVFAGELEKIAFPTRNLIEILGHYSSDQVSFTLTGSEGPCGIRSEQDKDYLVIIMPMKIVEETYFKEEND
- a CDS encoding DnaA ATPase domain-containing protein, which translates into the protein MSKASLRKHLSKFFSDPELKRWFDPLKVDVSSDEKRVCVAFPHAFFGDWFDTHARSRFEAEVARFLGPGFLVRYENSAGIGNRPQHLAMKPAQSVNFPFGHQFTLDNFLVNRKNSFPIASAREVATKGNSTYSPFVICGEAGSGKTHLLRAVANEISKSCGIERIFSGSVEDMNQLYASRFRNDPHKARNHLGAFDYLFVDDLQQIRNHPDLQQELILIFNALHDRRKQMVFSCTGRLSSYDFLDPKLKSRLEWGLIVHLEAPDLDIRVRYIQQQLKLRKLQLNQEQILTLSQRFTDFRFLQGILLKLFAFKELMNRDIREREFEQILSHTEDVTKPALTPEAVLKAVADHFKLPVKDVTGSRRHQEVVMARQMAMYLCRKLLGSSYPALGRLFGGKDHSTVLYAVKKIKELQQDDPDMKRLLISLREKCLSQEEI